In Desulfocurvus vexinensis DSM 17965, a genomic segment contains:
- a CDS encoding NADH-quinone oxidoreductase subunit B family protein has protein sequence MIKSFIKKSRVKSPWIMHFDCGSCNGCDIEVLACLTPMYDVERFGIVNVGNPKHADILLVTGTVNHRNKKVLKNLYDQMPEPKAVIAIGACGTSGGVFREAYNVVGGVDKVIPVDVYVPGCPAKPEAIIDGVVLGLQKFAEKVEAAEQGA, from the coding sequence ATGATAAAGTCATTCATCAAGAAATCGCGCGTCAAGTCGCCCTGGATCATGCACTTCGACTGCGGCAGCTGCAACGGCTGCGACATCGAGGTGCTGGCCTGCCTGACCCCCATGTACGATGTGGAGCGCTTCGGCATCGTCAACGTGGGCAACCCCAAGCACGCCGACATCCTGCTGGTCACCGGCACCGTCAACCACCGCAACAAGAAGGTGCTGAAAAACCTCTACGACCAGATGCCCGAGCCCAAGGCCGTCATCGCCATCGGCGCCTGCGGCACCTCGGGCGGCGTGTTCCGCGAGGCCTACAACGTGGTCGGCGGCGTGGACAAGGTCATCCCCGTGGACGTGTACGTGCCCGGCTGCCCGGCCAAGCCCGAGGCCATCATCGACGGCGTGGTCCTGGGCCTGCAGAAGTTCGCCGAAAAGGTCGAAGCCGCCGAGCAGGGCGCATAG
- a CDS encoding respiratory chain complex I subunit 1 family protein — MLTTILLVLVGLVLAPLAGGLLAGIDRRLTAWFQSRQGPPVMQAFYDVAKLFGKEPMASNPWQIFCAWVYFVAAALSCVLFFLQADLLLIFFVQAIGAVFLVVGAMSVPSPYSQVGAQRELIQVLTYEPLLILVFVSLYLATGSFQVSDILAHETPLLFQLPLMFIVLGYALTIKLRKSPFDFSTSHHGHQELVKGVLTEYSGPYLGLIEIAHWYETVLVLGVCALFWSTNVLMMIVLLAVTYMAEIIIDNTMARMTWRWMLKYVWSVGLGLSVVNLIWLYAKI; from the coding sequence ATGCTCACCACCATCCTTCTCGTTCTCGTCGGGCTCGTCCTGGCTCCGCTGGCTGGCGGCCTGCTGGCCGGCATCGACCGCAGGCTCACGGCCTGGTTCCAGTCGCGCCAGGGCCCGCCGGTCATGCAGGCCTTCTACGACGTGGCCAAACTCTTCGGCAAAGAGCCCATGGCCTCCAACCCCTGGCAGATCTTCTGCGCCTGGGTCTACTTCGTGGCCGCGGCCCTGTCGTGCGTGCTGTTCTTCCTGCAGGCCGACCTGCTGCTGATCTTCTTCGTGCAGGCCATCGGCGCGGTGTTCCTGGTGGTGGGCGCCATGAGCGTGCCCTCGCCCTACAGCCAGGTGGGCGCCCAGCGCGAGCTGATCCAGGTGCTGACCTACGAGCCGCTGCTCATCCTGGTCTTCGTCAGCCTGTATCTGGCCACGGGCAGCTTCCAGGTCAGCGACATCCTGGCCCACGAGACGCCGCTGCTCTTCCAGCTGCCGCTCATGTTCATCGTGCTCGGCTACGCGCTGACCATCAAGCTGCGCAAGTCGCCCTTCGACTTCTCCACCTCGCACCACGGGCACCAGGAGCTGGTCAAGGGCGTGCTCACGGAATACTCCGGGCCCTACCTCGGGCTCATCGAGATCGCCCACTGGTACGAAACGGTGCTGGTGCTTGGCGTGTGCGCCCTGTTCTGGTCCACCAACGTGCTGATGATGATCGTCCTGCTGGCCGTGACCTACATGGCCGAAATCATCATCGACAACACCATGGCCCGCATGACCTGGCGTTGGATGCTCAAGTACGTCTGGAGCGTCGGCCTGGGCCTCTCCGTCGTGAACCTCATCTGGCTGTACGCCAAGATCTAG
- a CDS encoding nickel-dependent hydrogenase large subunit, translated as MARTIIPFGPQHPVLPEPVHLKLVLEDEIVKEAIPALGYVHRGLEKLVEIRDYHQMVQIVERVCGICSCIHAKAYCQGIEALMGIEVPDRGRFLRVIWSELHRVHSHLLWLGLFADAFGFESVFQQFWKVREKIMDIMEATAGNRVIISVNVVGGTRYDLSPEQLRWILEGVDEVEQGVRALQKTMLDDYTVKSRTVGVGVLTREQALELGAAGPTLRGSGVAQDMRQLGYAAYKELDFEPVVETGGDSYARSTVRFRETLQALDLVRQAIARLPEGDTRVPVKGNPEGETIVRVEQPRGELLYYIKANGTKFLDRCRIRTPTFANVPPLLAMVGGLELADVPVVVLSIDPCISCTER; from the coding sequence ATGGCCAGAACCATCATTCCCTTCGGCCCCCAGCACCCGGTGCTCCCCGAGCCGGTGCACCTGAAGCTGGTGCTCGAGGACGAAATCGTCAAGGAAGCCATCCCGGCCCTGGGCTATGTGCACCGCGGCCTGGAAAAGCTCGTGGAAATCCGCGACTACCACCAGATGGTCCAGATCGTGGAGCGCGTGTGCGGCATCTGCTCGTGCATCCACGCCAAGGCCTACTGCCAGGGCATCGAGGCGCTCATGGGCATCGAAGTGCCCGACCGGGGGCGCTTTTTGCGCGTCATCTGGAGCGAGCTGCACCGCGTGCACAGCCACCTGCTCTGGCTGGGCCTGTTCGCCGACGCCTTCGGCTTCGAGAGCGTGTTCCAGCAGTTCTGGAAGGTCCGCGAAAAGATCATGGACATCATGGAGGCCACGGCGGGCAACCGCGTGATCATCTCCGTCAACGTGGTGGGCGGCACCCGCTACGACCTCTCGCCCGAGCAGCTGCGCTGGATTCTCGAAGGCGTGGACGAGGTGGAGCAGGGCGTGCGCGCGCTGCAAAAGACCATGCTCGACGACTACACCGTCAAGTCGCGCACCGTGGGCGTGGGCGTGCTGACCCGCGAGCAGGCCCTGGAGCTGGGCGCGGCGGGCCCGACCCTGCGCGGCTCCGGCGTGGCCCAGGACATGCGCCAGCTCGGCTACGCGGCCTACAAGGAGCTGGACTTCGAGCCCGTGGTGGAAACGGGCGGCGACTCCTACGCCCGCAGCACCGTGCGCTTCCGCGAGACCCTGCAAGCCCTCGACCTGGTGCGCCAGGCCATCGCGCGCCTGCCCGAGGGCGACACCCGCGTGCCCGTCAAGGGCAACCCCGAGGGCGAGACCATCGTGCGCGTGGAGCAGCCGCGCGGCGAGCTGCTCTACTACATCAAGGCCAACGGCACCAAGTTCCTCGACCGCTGCCGCATCCGCACGCCCACCTTCGCCAACGTGCCCCCGCT
- a CDS encoding NADH-quinone oxidoreductase subunit C, whose protein sequence is MIENITEVTQATVASEVLRLKNAGYRLVTMTCTEIDERDLDILYHFDKDLELVHLRMRQPKDQPVPSISGVLFAALLVENEIRDQFGVSFDGLILDFNRTLYLDAEVTEVPLVSNVKITKQ, encoded by the coding sequence ATGATCGAGAACATCACCGAAGTCACCCAGGCCACCGTGGCCAGCGAGGTGCTGCGCCTGAAAAACGCGGGCTACCGCCTGGTGACCATGACCTGCACCGAAATCGACGAGCGCGACCTGGACATCCTCTACCACTTCGACAAGGACCTGGAGCTGGTCCACCTGCGCATGCGCCAGCCCAAGGACCAGCCCGTGCCCAGCATCTCCGGCGTCCTGTTCGCCGCGCTGCTGGTGGAAAACGAGATCCGCGACCAGTTCGGCGTCTCCTTCGACGGCCTGATCCTGGACTTCAACCGCACCCTGTACCTGGATGCGGAAGTGACCGAAGTCCCCCTCGTCTCCAACGTCAAGATCACCAAGCAGTAA
- a CDS encoding two-component system sensor histidine kinase NtrB has product MGEELDKKSGAAEGGAAGEVRDRLIGLGSGSIRKSYYPELRQRLDELDRMHGYLASVLDAMPSAILGVDADLRVTRANRAAADLAGLPRAEMEGRLLGDIFPDLRRYLAGATRAVAQGQPLERRAAEAEGPAPGPCASGNCGSREPRYYDIMVAPIEAGRSAVIRLDDVTDRVRLDQLIVQTEKMVSLGGLAAGMAHEINNPLGGILQGAQNILLRLDPARPANVQAAREAGCSLDAIHDYARRRGILRFLDGIRASGRRAASIVQHMLEFSRASDTRHEPHHLERVVEGALALAASDFGLDRKAGFRRVAVQRDFREGVPPVLMSRTEIEQVVFNLVKNAVEAMGEAGTAQPRLVFSTRVEGGFAVLEVADNGPGMDEATRRRVFEPFFTTKEVGKGTGLGLSVSYFIVTTNHGGEFAVDSRPGRGSRFVIRLPL; this is encoded by the coding sequence ATGGGCGAAGAGTTGGACAAGAAGAGCGGCGCGGCGGAAGGCGGCGCGGCGGGCGAGGTGCGCGACAGGCTCATCGGCCTGGGGTCGGGCTCCATCCGCAAGAGCTACTACCCGGAGCTGCGCCAGCGCCTGGACGAGCTGGACCGCATGCACGGGTACCTGGCCAGCGTGCTGGACGCCATGCCCTCGGCCATCCTGGGCGTGGACGCGGACCTGCGCGTGACCCGCGCCAACCGGGCGGCGGCGGACCTGGCCGGGCTGCCCCGGGCCGAGATGGAGGGGCGCCTGCTGGGCGACATCTTCCCGGACCTGCGGCGCTACCTGGCCGGGGCCACCCGCGCCGTGGCCCAGGGCCAGCCCCTGGAGCGGCGCGCCGCCGAGGCCGAGGGCCCCGCACCCGGCCCCTGCGCCAGCGGGAACTGCGGCAGCCGGGAACCGCGCTACTACGACATCATGGTCGCGCCCATCGAGGCCGGGCGCAGCGCCGTGATCCGCCTGGACGACGTGACCGACCGCGTGCGCCTGGACCAGCTCATCGTGCAGACGGAGAAGATGGTCTCCCTGGGCGGGCTGGCGGCGGGCATGGCCCATGAAATCAACAACCCCCTGGGCGGCATCCTCCAGGGCGCGCAGAACATCCTGCTGCGCCTGGACCCCGCGCGCCCGGCCAACGTCCAGGCCGCGCGCGAGGCCGGCTGCTCGCTGGACGCCATCCACGACTACGCCCGGCGCCGGGGCATCCTGCGCTTCCTCGACGGCATCCGCGCCTCGGGGCGGCGCGCCGCGTCCATCGTGCAGCACATGCTCGAATTCAGCCGCGCCAGCGACACGCGTCACGAGCCGCACCACCTGGAGCGCGTGGTGGAGGGCGCTCTGGCCCTGGCCGCCAGCGACTTCGGGCTGGACCGCAAGGCGGGCTTCCGGCGCGTGGCCGTGCAGCGGGACTTCCGGGAGGGCGTGCCCCCGGTGCTCATGAGCCGCACCGAGATCGAGCAGGTGGTCTTCAACCTCGTGAAGAACGCCGTGGAGGCCATGGGCGAGGCGGGTACGGCCCAGCCGCGCCTGGTGTTCTCCACCCGCGTGGAGGGCGGGTTCGCCGTGCTGGAGGTTGCCGACAACGGCCCGGGCATGGACGAGGCCACCCGCAGACGCGTCTTCGAACCGTTCTTCACCACCAAGGAGGTGGGCAAGGGCACCGGGCTCGGCCTGTCGGTGTCCTATTTCATCGTCACCACCAACCACGGCGGCGAATTCGCCGTGGACTCGCGGCCAGGCCGGGGCAGCCGCTTCGTCATCCGCCTGCCGCTGTAG
- a CDS encoding NADH-quinone oxidoreductase subunit L, translating to MSTQIVLLVLLPFVAGLACYLLRASFLRALVVMITGVILAVASVALLSAGPVSYSPGPVLGMSWNMLIAVLDFALLGVILFYGFKHDNLLIKVFSVLQMLGLVILELFWVDHSAPVSAFYVDQLSMVMVLIISIVGSLICVFALPYMKEHEEHLHLETSRQPRFFLFLVLFLGAMNGLVMANNILWLYFFFEITTLCSFMLIGHDGTEVAVKNAVRALWMNSAGGLAFVLGMMFTYTSVGTLDIQAILASGSAAGTGLLVGMGLICFAGFTKAAQVPFQSWLLGAMVAPTPVSALLHSSTMVKAGVYVVLRMAPAYAGSFVSDGVALCGAFTFLACAALAISQSNGKKILAYSTISNLGLIVACAGINTPAAIAAAIFLIIFHAVSKALLFLCVGTIEQHIGSRDIEDMRGLYTRMPHTAWITITGILTMLLPPFGVLMAKWLAIESASGQLVVVTMMALASALTVVYWARWAGTLLAAPGDRQPVAEAQPALIRVPLLVLLAGAVVLSVASPQVYEAVVAPMTPGAANPIEAFYVYPLFAVLGLGVLLALRAARRSRAMTYSAPYMAGSNIGMATDGTWNGPMNQPVKVEAGNYYLPAMFGEDRLTTFVNVAAAALIVLMIGGAL from the coding sequence ATGTCCACCCAGATCGTCCTTCTCGTCCTGTTGCCATTCGTGGCCGGACTGGCGTGCTATCTGCTGCGCGCCAGCTTCCTGCGGGCGCTGGTCGTCATGATCACAGGCGTGATCCTGGCCGTCGCCTCCGTGGCCCTGCTGTCGGCGGGGCCCGTTTCCTACTCGCCCGGTCCCGTCCTGGGCATGAGCTGGAACATGCTCATCGCGGTCCTGGATTTCGCCCTGCTCGGCGTGATCCTGTTCTACGGCTTCAAGCATGACAACCTGCTCATCAAGGTCTTCAGCGTCCTGCAGATGCTCGGGCTGGTGATCCTGGAGCTGTTCTGGGTGGACCATTCCGCCCCGGTGTCCGCGTTCTACGTGGACCAGCTCTCCATGGTCATGGTGCTGATCATCTCCATCGTCGGCTCGCTGATCTGCGTGTTCGCCCTGCCCTACATGAAGGAGCACGAGGAGCACCTGCACCTGGAGACCTCGCGCCAGCCGCGTTTCTTCCTGTTCCTGGTGCTCTTCCTGGGTGCCATGAACGGGCTGGTCATGGCCAACAACATCCTGTGGCTGTACTTCTTCTTCGAGATCACCACCCTGTGTTCGTTCATGCTCATCGGCCACGACGGCACCGAGGTCGCCGTGAAGAACGCCGTGCGCGCCCTGTGGATGAACTCCGCGGGCGGTCTGGCCTTCGTGCTGGGCATGATGTTCACCTACACCAGCGTCGGCACCCTGGACATCCAGGCCATCCTGGCCTCGGGCAGCGCGGCGGGCACCGGCCTGCTGGTGGGCATGGGCCTCATCTGCTTCGCGGGCTTCACCAAGGCCGCCCAGGTGCCCTTCCAGAGCTGGCTGCTGGGCGCCATGGTCGCGCCCACCCCGGTCTCGGCGCTGCTGCATTCGAGCACCATGGTCAAGGCGGGGGTGTACGTGGTCCTGCGCATGGCCCCGGCCTACGCGGGCAGCTTCGTGTCCGACGGCGTGGCCCTGTGCGGCGCCTTCACCTTCCTGGCCTGCGCGGCCCTGGCCATCAGCCAGTCCAACGGCAAGAAGATCCTGGCCTACTCCACCATCTCCAACCTGGGCCTGATCGTCGCCTGCGCGGGCATCAACACCCCGGCGGCCATTGCGGCGGCCATCTTCCTGATCATCTTCCACGCCGTGTCCAAGGCGCTGCTGTTCCTGTGCGTGGGCACCATCGAGCAGCACATCGGCTCGCGCGACATCGAGGACATGCGCGGCCTGTACACGCGCATGCCCCACACGGCCTGGATCACCATCACCGGCATCCTGACCATGCTCCTGCCGCCCTTTGGCGTGCTCATGGCCAAGTGGCTGGCCATCGAGTCGGCCTCGGGCCAGCTGGTGGTGGTGACCATGATGGCCCTGGCCAGCGCGCTGACGGTGGTCTACTGGGCGCGCTGGGCAGGCACCCTGCTGGCCGCCCCCGGCGACCGCCAGCCCGTGGCCGAGGCCCAGCCCGCGCTGATCCGCGTGCCGCTGCTGGTGCTGCTGGCCGGGGCGGTGGTCCTGTCCGTGGCTTCGCCCCAGGTCTACGAGGCGGTCGTCGCCCCCATGACCCCCGGCGCGGCCAACCCCATCGAGGCCTTCTACGTGTACCCGCTGTTCGCGGTGCTGGGCCTGGGCGTGCTGCTGGCCCTGCGCGCGGCCCGGCGTTCGCGCGCCATGACCTACAGCGCCCCCTACATGGCCGGATCGAACATCGGCATGGCCACCGACGGCACCTGGAACGGCCCCATGAACCAGCCGGTCAAGGTCGAGGCGGGCAACTACTACCTGCCCGCCATGTTCGGTGAGGACCGGTTGACGACCTTCGTCAACGTGGCCGCGGCGGCGCTCATCGTGCTCATGATCGGAGGTGCCCTGTAA